From Gottschalkiaceae bacterium SANA:
CAAATCTTTGAGTTGATTCATAACCAATTCCCCAATCATGGTAGAAGAGATTTCACGTTTCAAAGAATTTTGCAAATTCTTTTCCACTTCATCTGCAATCAACTCCATCTGTTTCATGGACACGGGTCGCTTTTCACAAGCGCGAATCAGGCCATTAATGATTTTATCTCGATTATATTCCTGTCGAGTACCATCTTTCTTGATCACAACGATCGGAATATGTTCGATTTTTTCATAGGTTGTAAAGCGCTGGTTGCACTTCACACACTCCCGGCGGCGACGAATCGAATGACCTTCCTCTGTCGGCCTCGAATCTACCACTTTTGTTTCATAATAATCACAAAAAGGACATTTCATTTTCGTCTCCCTCCCACCTAAAAGTTTTGGCGTATAAACGTCGGAATATCCAGGGTATCTTCTTCCTGAC
This genomic window contains:
- the nrdR gene encoding transcriptional regulator NrdR, coding for MKCPFCDYYETKVVDSRPTEEGHSIRRRRECVKCNQRFTTYEKIEHIPIVVIKKDGTRQEYNRDKIINGLIRACEKRPVSMKQMELIADEVEKNLQNSLKREISSTMIGELVMNQLKDLDEIAYVRFASVYRQFKDLNTFLDELKKMLHEK